The following nucleotide sequence is from Thermanaerothrix sp..
CGGAAGATCTCCATCGCTTCTTCGACGGATAGTTCCAAAACATCGGCGATACTCAGCCCCTTATAACGCACCTCCAAGGTTTCGCGGTTGTATCTCTTGCCCTTGCAAACCTCACAAACCACGTAGGAGTCCGGCAGGAATAGCATTGGGACCTTGATCATCCCCTCGCCCTTGCAGGCCTCGCAACGTCCACCCTTCACGTTGAAGCTGAATCTACCCATCTCATATCCCCGCATCTTAGCTTCTGGAAGCTGGGCGAAGAACTCTCTTATGGCGGTAAAAACTCCAGTGTAGGTGGCGGGGTTAGAACGAGGAGTCCGCCCAATTGGGCTCTGATCCACTAAAACCACGTTCCTAATCCCCTCATAGCCCTGTATTTCACGAAAAAAACCGGGCCTCGCTCTAAACCTGTCATCCAGCCTAGACCTTAGCCCCTTATACAATATCTCATACAACAATGTGCTCTTACCGGATCCGGACACCCCGCTAATAGCCCCCATTACTCCTAACGGTAAGCTTACGTCCACATCCTTCAAGTTATTTTCACTACATCCTTTAACGGATATATGCCCCCCTGGGACCCTCCTACCCCCAGGGTGCATTACCCTGCCGTCATCTTCCCCTCTTAGGTAAATCGCTGTAGCACTATCTTGCTTTACAAAGCTAGCGATTGGTGCGCTCGCAACAACCCTTCCACCATATTCCCCAGCTCCGGGACCAAGCTCAATCAAATAGTCCGCTGCCTTCATGGTATCCCTGTCGTGCTCGACCAACACAACCGTATTCCCAAGGTCCCTTATGGCCTTCAACGTATTAAGAAGGCGTCCGGTGTCCCTGGGGTGTAATCCTATGGTGGGTTCATCTAGTACGTAAAGAACCCCTGTAAGCTTTGAGCCTATCTGCGTAGCCAACCTTATCCTCTGAGTCTCTCCGCCACTTAGCGTATCCGCCCTCCTGGATAGAGACAGGTATCCTACCCCTACATCGCACATAAATGCCAGCCGTTTTAAAACCTCCTCAAGCGCCACCTGCACCACCGACAACTTGGCGTCATCCAGATGAACTCCCTTAAGAAGGGAAAGGAGCCCTTCCACCGGCATTTCGGTAAGCTGATCTATGGTGTGATCGGCAAATCTCACCGCCAAAGCTTCCGGCCTAAGTCGACGTCCTCCGCAAGCAGAACAAGGGGACTCATCCCTGTAACGCGCCAACTCCTCCCGCACAGAATCGGAATCGGTCCTCTCCCAACGTCTTTCCAGCCAAGGTATTAGGCCCTCATATCTTCCCACATATTCGTCGCCGGTTTCTTTAAAGGGCAAGGACAGCCTGACGTCAGATCCGGTCAGTATCGTCTTGCGCACGGATTCCTCCAACTGGCCATAAGGCACGGTTAAATCCCACCCCATAACGGAAGCAAGCCTTTGAAGCTTGCCCAACATGTAGTGTCCGGGCCTCCAAGGTAATATCCCTCCATCCATAACAGACATCCCAGGGACCACCGCCAGTTGTTCAGAAAAAAATTCGCGACTTCCAAGACCGGAACACCTGGGGCACGCCCCCTTGGGGCTGTTAAAGGAGAACAGGGCAGGATCAAGCTCTGGGATGCTTATCCCACAGGAGGGACAAATGTACTGTTCGGTAAGATCCATCCAATTATCCGCCGACTCAAATCTCACAAAACCGCCGGATAAGCGAACGGACGCCTCTATCGCCTCCACCAAACGGCTCCTCCTGTCTTCATCCAGGGTAAAGCGGTCCATCAGGACTGATATATCATGCCTTACGTTCTTATTAAGGACTATGTCCTCCTCCAGCCAAAGCAATGAGCCATCCACCTTAACCCTCATGTACCCCTGTTTCCGCAAGGAATCCAAAAGGTTTTTAAACTCCCCCTTTTTTCCGCGAGCCATGGGAGCATAAACTTCAAGCTTGGAGTGATTAAACCTGGAGAAAACCAGCCCCACCATTTCATCCACCGAGTGCCGAACAACAGGCTCACCGCAGGAAGGGCAGTGGGGCTGTCCCGCCCTGCTGAAAAGAAGCCTAAGATAGTCGTATACCTCAGTAACCGTACCTACCGTGGACCTTGGATTGTGTCCCGTCCCCTTTTGTTCGATCGATATGGCGGGAGACAAACCCGTGATCTCGTCAACATCTGGTTTGTCCTGCATGCCAAGAAACTGCCTCGCATAAGCGGAAAGGGACTCAACATAACGCCTCTGTCCCTCCGCATAGAGGGTATCGAACGCAAGAGACGACTTCCCCGACCCGGACGGCCCCGTTATAACCGTTATGGCATTCTTAGGAATGTCTACGTCTACCCCTTGAAGGTTGTGTTGCCTTGCCCCTCTTATCCTTATCATGTCCTCCAATTTTCTTCCCTCTTTCCGATATCATGGCTATGCTGTCCCTAAGCCTGGCGGCCTCCTCGAAATCAAGCCTCGCCACCGCCTCCCACATAAGCCTCTCCATCTCCTCCACATCAATCAAACCCTCAGACGACTCAACCTTGGATCCTGAATTTGTCTGCAAATCTTCGGGCAGCAGTGACCGTATCTCCTTAACCACTGAACGGGGCTCGATCCCCATCTTATTGTTATAATCCTCCTGAATCCTGCGCCTCCTCAGCGTCTCCTCCATGGCACGCCTCATGCTTTCGGTAACTGAATCCCCATAAAGGATCACCCGGCCGGCATTGTTCCTCGCAGCCCTTCCTATCATCTGTATCAAAGACCTAAAGGACCTCAAATAACCCTCTTTATCGGCCTCCAATATGGCAACCAACGACACCTCAGGTAGGTCTATGCCCTCTCTTAAAAGGTTAACCCCCACCAAGGTTGAAAAGATTCGAGCCCTTAGGTCGCGGAGGAGCTCCGCCCTCTCAAAGGCATTGAGGTCACCGTGTATGTACCTAACTTTTATTCCCATACCCTCTATATACTGAGAAAGGTCTTCGGCAGAACGTTTAGTAAGGGTCGTAACAAGGCAGCATCCACCCATGTCCTGCTCGGCCCGAAGCTCACCGATAAGGTCCTCCACCTGGTTCGAGGCTGGACGGACCTCCACCACGGGATCCAAAACGCCGGTGGGACGAATTATCTGCTCCACCACCCTCTGGCTGATGGACAACTCATAATCTCCAGGCGTTGCTGACACAAAAAAAACGGTTTTCATGTATTCTTCAAACTCATCAAACCTGAGGGGCCTGTTATCTAAACAGGAGGGCAATCGGAAGCCATGTTCTACAAGCACCTCTTTACGAGCTCTGTCTCCATTGTACATACCCCTAACCTGCGGTATGGTTATGTGGGATTCATCTATGAATAAGAGGTAATCATCTGGAAAGAAGTCCATCAGGGTACCTGGAGGTTCCCCCGGCAACCTTCCCTCCAGATGCCTGGAATAGTTTTCTATGCCAGAACAGTAGCCTACTTGGGCCAACATCTCGATGTCATATCGGGTCCTAGATTCCAACCGCTGGGCCTCAAGGAGCTTGCCATTATCCTTAAGCTCCTTCAATCTATGTTGAAGCTCCTCTTCAATGGCCCTCAGGGCCCTTCCAAGGGATTCCTTATCGGTTACATAATGTTGGGCCGGGAACACCGCCCCTTCTTCTTTCCTCTCAATGGTTTTTAAAGTCAATGAGTCTATCTCCAATATCTCCTCTACTTCATCATCCATAAACACAACCCTAAGGGCAGTATCACTGTAGGACGGATATACGTCTATGGCATCTCCCCTGACACGAAAGGTACCGGGCTCAAAAGCCACATCGTTTCTTGCGTAGAATATATCCACAAGGCGACCCATAAATTCTCTCCTTGGGTAAATTTCTCCCCTACGAAATCTAAAGATTGCGTCCTCGTAGTTCTTCCTCTTGCCAAGTCCGTATATGCAGGAGACGCTGGCCACAACTATCACATCCCTGCGCTCCACAAGAGCCTTTGTGGCGGCCAGCCGTAACTTCTCTATGCGGTCATTTATGGAGGCATCCTTCTCAATGTAAACGTCTTGAGCGGGAAGATATGCCTCGGGCTGATAGTAGTCATAGTAACTAACGAAGTATTGAACCGCATTCTCCGGGAAGAACTCCTTAAACTCCGAGTATAGCTGGGCCGCCAAGGTCTTGTTGTGGGCCAATACCAGAGCAGGCCTCTGAAGGGCCTCTATAACTTTAGCCATGGTAAATGTCTTACCGCTGCCCGTAACCCCCAGCAGCGTCTGCTTGGATAAACCGCTCCTCACGCCTTCCACCAAAAGATCTATGGCCTTTGGCTGGTCACCGGCGGGAGGCCATGGGCTCTTCAGCACAAAGCGGCTCAAACTATCCCCTCCAATCAAAGGTGGGACGCCCCTTTTATTAATAAAAAGGCGTCCCACACCACTAAATTACCAAAGATTTTGAATGATCCATACCTAACCAGTCTACGCCATCTCGGCCTGCGGCTGGCCAAACCCCTCTCCATTCGCTTCTTGTTCCCCGTCGCTTTCTTTTGCTTCAGCGCTATCCCCACCAGCAGAACTTAATGGAAAGGACGGACCTCCGTTAAGCAAGGCCTCCAGCTCTTCGGCCTCTATTACCTCTCTTTCAAGAAGCAATCTCGCTATGCTCTCTAGCTTAGGCCGGTTCTCTTCCAGGAGGTTCTTTGCCTTATCGTAACACTGATCCACTATCCGCCGCACTTCCTGATCTATGGCGTAAGCCACTTCCTCGCTGTAATTACGATCTTCGACTATGTCCCTTCCAAGAAACACCTCGTGCTGCTTCCTTCCAAGGGTAACGGGGCCTAGCTTTTCACTCATGCCAAACTCGGTAACCATCTGGCGGGCCAGCTGGGTCGCCCGCTCCAGGTCATTCTGAGCTCCCGTCGTAACGTCGTTAAAAACTATTGACTCCGCCACCCTACCGCCCAAAAGAACCGATATCCGCTGGAGAATTTCCTCCTTAGATATCAGGAAACGGTCCTCCTCAGGCAACTGAAGAGTGTATCCCAAAGCCTTATGTCCCCTAGGAATTATGGATATCTTGTGCACCGGGTCACATCCTGGCAGCAGCTTCGCCACCAAAGCATGTCCGGACTCGTGATAGGCTATGATCTCCCTTTCCTTCTTGCTGATAACTCGGGACTTCCTCTCAGGACCTGCTATTACTCTGTCTATGGCCTCCTCAAACTCCGCCATGGAGAGCACGTCCTTACCCCTGCGTCCCGCCAAAAGAGCAGCCTCGTTGACCAAGTTAGCCAGATCAGCTCCCACAAACCCAGGGGTTCTGCGGGCTATCACATCCAGGTTCACAGAATCATCTAAGCGTTTATCCCTGACATGAACCTTAAGTATGGCAAGCCTACCGTTAACATCTGGCCTGTCAACCACCACATGCCTATCGAAACGACCGGGCCTCAACAGCGCTGGATCCAAAATATCCGGCCTGTTAGTGGCAGCGATGAGTATTATCCCGCTTCCCGCATCGAAACCATCCATCTCAACCAGCAACTGGTTTAGGGTTTGTTCCCGCTCATCGTGCCCTCCACCTAAACCAGCCCCCCTGTGACGGCCAACCGCGTCTATCTCATCTATGAAGATTATGCAAGGCTGGTAGCGCCTGGCCTGATCAAACAGGTCCCTAACCCGGGCAGCCCCTACCCCAACAAACATCTCCACGAAATCAGAGCCGCTTATGCTGAAGAACGGCACGTCCGCTTCGCCAGCCACCGCCCTGGCTAAAAGGGTCTTCCCAGTTCCAGGAGCCCCCAGGAGCAGGACTCCCCTTGGCACCTTGGCGCCAAGCCGAGCAAAACGGCCGGGGTCCTTGAGGAACTCCACAACCTCCTTGAGCTCCTCCTTAGCCTCATCGCACCCAGCCACATCACTGAAAGTAACCTTTGGACGGTTATCCAAGAAAAGCTTAGCCTTGCTCTTAGCAAAGCTCATAACCTTGCTGCCGCCGCCCTGCATGTTGTAGAGGATGAATATCCACGCACCTATCAACAAAAGGGTCGGAAACAGAGAGGACATAAGGTTGGCCCACCAAGGCGTGCGCTGTGGCGGAACCACATCAACCTCCACCCCCTTGTCAACAAGGGTCTTAGCTAAGCTGCCGTTGTCAAGGGAATAGGTTCTAAACTCCCTGCCATCCTTAGCCACTCCCCTTATGCCAATATCGTCTATGGAGACCTTCTTAACCAAACCAGCGTTTACGGCTTTTATGAAGTCGCTGTAGGGAACCACGTCCGGCTGCTTCCCCCCACCGTTAGGGGAGAGAAAAACGTTTACAAGGCTCACCACAAGGACGATCAGCACCAGGTATAATCCCAGATTCTTCGCTATCTTTCCCAAGTTGTCCCAACGCCCCTCTTTCTTGTCGATTCCTTCAAACCTTAACTATTTCAGCCAAAGAGAAACACTTGCTGACATCAGTCATCCAGTACTTTCACGGAGCATATCTCAGGAAGGTGTCTCCACTTACCCCCCGCATCTATGCCATAACCCACCACAAATCTATCCGGGATGATAAACCCTCTGAAATCGATTGGCACCTCAACCTTGCGCCGTTCAGGCTTATCCAGCAAGGCACAAACAGAAAGGCTCTCCGGAGATCTCTGGCGAAGCACCTGGAGGAGATAAGATACGGTCAGCCCGCTATCAACTATATCCTCCACGATTAAAACACACTTCCCTCTTACATCAGAATCCAGGTCTTTCAATATCCTAACCACTCCGCTGGACTCCGTGGCATTCCCGTAAGAGGACACGGACATGAAATCGAAGGATACGTTAAGGTCTCTATCCAGTTCTCTTGCAAGGTCTGAAAGGAACATCACAGCTCCCTTGAGTATACCCACCATTACCAAGGGCTTGCCGCGGTAACGATCGGATATCTGCCTTCCTAAAACTTTGATTCTATCGGATATCTGTTCCCTGGTCACCAAGACGGAATCTATCTCATAGCCCATTTGATATCACTCCTGGTTTTTAGGCGTAAGACGAACCCTAGCTATGATAGCACACCTTGAAACGCTTATAACGTCACCTCCGCCAGGATGCCACTCCCCAAGAGAACTCGTTACCATTGGGTATAAGTGACGAAGAGGCGAAGGTACTGCAGGTGCCGTTCCATCAAAGGGCTGGATCATCACCTCCGGGGAAGCAGGGTCCAGCGGTATGTAGCCAAGCCTAAGGTTTTTATAACTCCTCGACAAAACCGCTTGTGGTAGGCTTGGGACATCAAACTTAACCACCCACGGTCCCCATTGGGTTTCCAACGTTAGCCCACGGTTATTCAAAAGCTCTGCCAGGTTAACCCGTCCAACCTCGCAGAAAGCGAGGGGTTCTTTCAAAAAATAGACCCGCTCCCGATCACCCAACAACCACCAGCCACCCTTCCAGGGACACGAGAAGGGCCCCTTGTCTTTGATCTTTCTCACCAACTCCTGAACCCTAAGCCTATCCAGGGAAGGCAAGTTTAAACAAGCCCCCTCCCCCCTAAGGGCCTCCGCCAAATCCTCCGATGAAAGCGACGCGGCTCTACCTCTGTCCCATGCCACCTCAGCCGGATAGGATGGACGCCTTAGCCATGGAAGAATGGCTTCCCGCCGATCTTTTATCATCCGCCGGCTCGTGATGCATTCCACCGAAAGGTCAAAAATCCGGTCAGAGAAAGCTGGATTTAGGTTCCCCTCTATCCAAGGGATAAGATCCAGCCTTATGCGGTTTCTAACGTAATCCCTGGACTGATTAGTCTCATCCTCCACCCACTCGATCCCCAACATCTGAAGATAGCGACGCAGCTCCACCCGCTTTATGGATATTACCGGCCTAACCCAAGGGCCCCGCCTGTGGGGTATGCCGGCCAATCCCCAAATGCCAGCTCCCCTTGTCAAGTTCAACATCACGGTCTCAACCTGATCATCAAGGCTATGGGCGGTTGCCACATACTGACAACCTTCGGAGCTGGCCAAGCCCCCCAG
It contains:
- the uvrA gene encoding excinuclease ABC subunit UvrA, translated to MIRIRGARQHNLQGVDVDIPKNAITVITGPSGSGKSSLAFDTLYAEGQRRYVESLSAYARQFLGMQDKPDVDEITGLSPAISIEQKGTGHNPRSTVGTVTEVYDYLRLLFSRAGQPHCPSCGEPVVRHSVDEMVGLVFSRFNHSKLEVYAPMARGKKGEFKNLLDSLRKQGYMRVKVDGSLLWLEEDIVLNKNVRHDISVLMDRFTLDEDRRSRLVEAIEASVRLSGGFVRFESADNWMDLTEQYICPSCGISIPELDPALFSFNSPKGACPRCSGLGSREFFSEQLAVVPGMSVMDGGILPWRPGHYMLGKLQRLASVMGWDLTVPYGQLEESVRKTILTGSDVRLSLPFKETGDEYVGRYEGLIPWLERRWERTDSDSVREELARYRDESPCSACGGRRLRPEALAVRFADHTIDQLTEMPVEGLLSLLKGVHLDDAKLSVVQVALEEVLKRLAFMCDVGVGYLSLSRRADTLSGGETQRIRLATQIGSKLTGVLYVLDEPTIGLHPRDTGRLLNTLKAIRDLGNTVVLVEHDRDTMKAADYLIELGPGAGEYGGRVVASAPIASFVKQDSATAIYLRGEDDGRVMHPGGRRVPGGHISVKGCSENNLKDVDVSLPLGVMGAISGVSGSGKSTLLYEILYKGLRSRLDDRFRARPGFFREIQGYEGIRNVVLVDQSPIGRTPRSNPATYTGVFTAIREFFAQLPEAKMRGYEMGRFSFNVKGGRCEACKGEGMIKVPMLFLPDSYVVCEVCKGKRYNRETLEVRYKGLSIADVLELSVEEAMEIFRDIPKISGRLKSLEEAGLGYIKLGQPATTLSGGEAQRVKLAEELGKRFRGHTLYLLDEPTTGLYYKDVKKLLALLHRLVDQGNTVWIIEHNLEVLASVDYIIDLGPEGGDGGGRVMVAGTPEEVAASDVGHTARFIRETLMRKSDDVGDRKNHI
- the uvrB gene encoding excinuclease ABC subunit UvrB, coding for MSRFVLKSPWPPAGDQPKAIDLLVEGVRSGLSKQTLLGVTGSGKTFTMAKVIEALQRPALVLAHNKTLAAQLYSEFKEFFPENAVQYFVSYYDYYQPEAYLPAQDVYIEKDASINDRIEKLRLAATKALVERRDVIVVASVSCIYGLGKRKNYEDAIFRFRRGEIYPRREFMGRLVDIFYARNDVAFEPGTFRVRGDAIDVYPSYSDTALRVVFMDDEVEEILEIDSLTLKTIERKEEGAVFPAQHYVTDKESLGRALRAIEEELQHRLKELKDNGKLLEAQRLESRTRYDIEMLAQVGYCSGIENYSRHLEGRLPGEPPGTLMDFFPDDYLLFIDESHITIPQVRGMYNGDRARKEVLVEHGFRLPSCLDNRPLRFDEFEEYMKTVFFVSATPGDYELSISQRVVEQIIRPTGVLDPVVEVRPASNQVEDLIGELRAEQDMGGCCLVTTLTKRSAEDLSQYIEGMGIKVRYIHGDLNAFERAELLRDLRARIFSTLVGVNLLREGIDLPEVSLVAILEADKEGYLRSFRSLIQMIGRAARNNAGRVILYGDSVTESMRRAMEETLRRRRIQEDYNNKMGIEPRSVVKEIRSLLPEDLQTNSGSKVESSEGLIDVEEMERLMWEAVARLDFEEAARLRDSIAMISERGKKIGGHDKDKRGKATQPSRGRRRHS
- the ftsH gene encoding ATP-dependent zinc metalloprotease FtsH, producing MGKIAKNLGLYLVLIVLVVSLVNVFLSPNGGGKQPDVVPYSDFIKAVNAGLVKKVSIDDIGIRGVAKDGREFRTYSLDNGSLAKTLVDKGVEVDVVPPQRTPWWANLMSSLFPTLLLIGAWIFILYNMQGGGSKVMSFAKSKAKLFLDNRPKVTFSDVAGCDEAKEELKEVVEFLKDPGRFARLGAKVPRGVLLLGAPGTGKTLLARAVAGEADVPFFSISGSDFVEMFVGVGAARVRDLFDQARRYQPCIIFIDEIDAVGRHRGAGLGGGHDEREQTLNQLLVEMDGFDAGSGIILIAATNRPDILDPALLRPGRFDRHVVVDRPDVNGRLAILKVHVRDKRLDDSVNLDVIARRTPGFVGADLANLVNEAALLAGRRGKDVLSMAEFEEAIDRVIAGPERKSRVISKKEREIIAYHESGHALVAKLLPGCDPVHKISIIPRGHKALGYTLQLPEEDRFLISKEEILQRISVLLGGRVAESIVFNDVTTGAQNDLERATQLARQMVTEFGMSEKLGPVTLGRKQHEVFLGRDIVEDRNYSEEVAYAIDQEVRRIVDQCYDKAKNLLEENRPKLESIARLLLEREVIEAEELEALLNGGPSFPLSSAGGDSAEAKESDGEQEANGEGFGQPQAEMA
- the hpt gene encoding hypoxanthine phosphoribosyltransferase; its protein translation is MGYEIDSVLVTREQISDRIKVLGRQISDRYRGKPLVMVGILKGAVMFLSDLARELDRDLNVSFDFMSVSSYGNATESSGVVRILKDLDSDVRGKCVLIVEDIVDSGLTVSYLLQVLRQRSPESLSVCALLDKPERRKVEVPIDFRGFIIPDRFVVGYGIDAGGKWRHLPEICSVKVLDD
- the tilS gene encoding tRNA lysidine(34) synthetase TilS translates to MMIEELRCLEKSLGARLRAAGEDQGWWGSSKMIVAVSGGGDSVAMGALLKRFWRGTQIWGHVDHGIRDVSYKDAQFVESLAMAWGIRCVVARRSVPSQRLKGESIEMAARRIRHEFLGGLASSEGCQYVATAHSLDDQVETVMLNLTRGAGIWGLAGIPHRRGPWVRPVISIKRVELRRYLQMLGIEWVEDETNQSRDYVRNRIRLDLIPWIEGNLNPAFSDRIFDLSVECITSRRMIKDRREAILPWLRRPSYPAEVAWDRGRAASLSSEDLAEALRGEGACLNLPSLDRLRVQELVRKIKDKGPFSCPWKGGWWLLGDRERVYFLKEPLAFCEVGRVNLAELLNNRGLTLETQWGPWVVKFDVPSLPQAVLSRSYKNLRLGYIPLDPASPEVMIQPFDGTAPAVPSPLRHLYPMVTSSLGEWHPGGGDVISVSRCAIIARVRLTPKNQE